A window of Clavibacter michiganensis contains these coding sequences:
- a CDS encoding DUF3073 domain-containing protein, producing the protein MGRGRQKAKHTKIARELKSFSPNVDYTQLERELTTHGAVDEQYAAEAAKWDEYADEPDAYVPGDEQKRA; encoded by the coding sequence ATGGGGCGCGGCCGTCAAAAAGCTAAGCACACCAAGATCGCGCGAGAGCTGAAGTCGTTCAGTCCCAATGTGGACTACACGCAGCTGGAGCGCGAGCTGACCACCCACGGGGCGGTCGACGAGCAGTACGCGGCCGAGGCCGCGAAGTGGGACGAGTACGCGGACGAGCCGGACGCCTACGTCCCGGGCGACGAGCAGAAGCGCGCCTGA
- the purF gene encoding amidophosphoribosyltransferase, with protein sequence MCGIVGVVSSEPVNQLVYDSLLLLQHRGQDSTGIATAEGNTFHVKKLSGQVREAFRTRDMRSLLGTMGLGHVRYATRGSAADEDEAQPFYVNAPYGIVLVHNGNLTNTRELAQELFHVDRRHTNTSSDTELLVNVLAHELQSQVSGLALDPEQVFTAVERVHERVQGSYASIAMIAGHGMLAFRDPFGIRPLTLGRRELEGGRMEWVVASESLVMESLGYEIVRDVAPGEAVFITMDGEMHARQCHPAPRLIPCAFEFVYLARPDSVMSGIGVYDARLRMGNRLAATIAEHSPAGDIDVVMPIPDSSRPSAMQVAQTLGIEYREGFYKNRYVGRTFIMPGQAQRKKSVRQKLNAMSSEFQGKNILIVDDSIVRGTTSREIVTMARQAGANKVTFTSAAPPVRYPHVYGINMPSRQELIAHGRKIPEIATELGADHLIYQEVADMRDAILEGSTGVEDLEMSCFTGEYITGNVTPEYLSWLERTQLS encoded by the coding sequence ATGTGCGGCATCGTCGGCGTCGTATCGTCCGAACCCGTCAACCAACTCGTCTACGACAGCCTCCTGCTCCTGCAGCACCGCGGTCAGGACTCCACCGGCATCGCCACGGCGGAGGGCAACACCTTCCACGTGAAGAAGCTCAGCGGCCAGGTGCGCGAGGCGTTCCGCACGCGTGACATGCGCTCGCTGCTCGGCACGATGGGCCTCGGCCACGTGCGGTACGCGACCCGCGGCAGTGCCGCCGACGAGGACGAGGCGCAGCCGTTCTACGTGAACGCGCCCTACGGAATCGTGCTGGTGCACAACGGCAACCTCACCAACACGCGGGAGCTGGCGCAGGAGCTCTTCCACGTGGATCGACGCCACACCAACACGAGCTCGGACACCGAGCTGCTGGTCAACGTCCTCGCGCACGAGCTGCAGTCGCAGGTCTCGGGGCTGGCGCTGGATCCCGAGCAGGTGTTCACCGCCGTCGAGCGCGTGCACGAGCGCGTGCAGGGCTCGTACGCGTCCATCGCGATGATCGCCGGGCACGGGATGCTCGCGTTCCGCGACCCGTTCGGGATCCGCCCGCTCACCCTCGGCCGTCGCGAGCTCGAGGGCGGCAGGATGGAGTGGGTCGTGGCGAGCGAGTCGCTCGTCATGGAGTCGCTCGGCTACGAGATCGTGCGCGACGTGGCGCCCGGCGAGGCCGTCTTCATCACCATGGACGGCGAGATGCACGCGCGCCAGTGCCACCCGGCGCCGCGCCTCATCCCCTGCGCCTTCGAGTTCGTGTACCTCGCGCGACCCGACTCGGTCATGTCCGGCATCGGCGTGTACGACGCGCGCCTGCGCATGGGCAACCGGCTCGCGGCGACCATCGCGGAGCACAGCCCGGCGGGCGACATCGACGTGGTCATGCCCATCCCCGACTCGTCCCGGCCGTCGGCCATGCAGGTCGCGCAGACGCTCGGCATCGAGTACCGCGAGGGCTTCTACAAGAACCGCTACGTCGGGCGGACGTTCATCATGCCGGGGCAGGCGCAGCGCAAGAAGTCGGTGCGACAGAAGCTCAACGCGATGAGCTCGGAGTTCCAGGGCAAGAACATCCTCATCGTCGACGACTCCATCGTGCGCGGCACGACGAGCCGCGAGATCGTCACCATGGCCCGCCAGGCCGGCGCCAACAAGGTGACGTTCACCTCCGCCGCCCCGCCGGTGCGCTACCCGCACGTGTACGGGATCAACATGCCGTCGCGGCAGGAGCTCATCGCCCACGGGCGGAAGATCCCCGAGATCGCGACCGAGCTGGGCGCGGACCACCTCATCTACCAGGAGGTCGCGGACATGCGCGACGCGATCCTCGAGGGATCCACCGGCGTGGAGGACCTCGAGATGAGCTGCTTCACGGGCGAGTACATCACCGGCAATGTGACGCCGGAGTACCTGTCCTGGCTGGAGCGCACGCAGCTCAGCTGA
- a CDS encoding PLP-dependent aminotransferase family protein: MTLAGSAPSAVLGPTALTALLGEWARPGSPAYQALADGIRHLVLDGRVPVGARLPAERELAVALGLSRTTVAAAYAALRGTGHLASRRGSGSVTRIPRSAPHAEGGGREVADMSRAAVPAAPALAEAAMRAAARLPAHLEGHGYDVDGLPELREAIAARYRARGLPTEADDVMVTVGAQHAIGLLASVLVHRGDRALVEQPSYPHAIQALRDAGARLVGAGVGAGGWDEDVLEQTIRRTRPALAYLMPDFHNPTGRTMPEDQRARIVALAEAHGVTVIADETTAELAIDRATAHPPLAVHGSPGAVVLVGSVGKTVWGGLRVGWIRAGRPLLRDLARARSARDLGTPVLEQLVVAEVLGGMDGILAERGARLRETRDHVEAELARRFPGWEVPHVDGGLAVWVGIGAPVSTELALAARSRGLAITGGSRFGHDGAFERFLRIPITATPAATDRALDILEDAWRGIAPEGGRPDVGRAHDVVDRSVLV; encoded by the coding sequence ATGACCCTCGCTGGATCCGCTCCCTCCGCCGTGCTCGGCCCGACCGCCCTCACGGCGCTGCTGGGGGAGTGGGCGAGACCCGGGAGCCCGGCGTACCAGGCGCTCGCCGACGGGATCCGGCACCTCGTGCTCGACGGGCGCGTGCCCGTGGGGGCGCGGCTGCCCGCCGAGCGGGAGCTCGCCGTCGCGCTCGGGCTGAGCCGCACCACGGTCGCGGCGGCCTACGCGGCGCTGCGGGGGACCGGCCACCTCGCGAGCCGCCGCGGCTCGGGCAGCGTGACGCGGATCCCCCGGAGCGCGCCCCACGCGGAGGGCGGCGGCCGCGAGGTCGCGGACATGAGCCGCGCGGCCGTGCCCGCGGCGCCCGCGCTCGCCGAGGCCGCGATGCGCGCCGCCGCCCGGCTGCCCGCGCACCTCGAGGGCCACGGCTACGACGTCGACGGGCTGCCGGAGCTGCGCGAGGCCATCGCGGCCCGCTACCGCGCGCGCGGCCTGCCGACCGAGGCCGACGACGTCATGGTGACGGTCGGCGCGCAGCACGCGATCGGCCTCCTCGCCTCCGTCCTCGTGCACCGCGGCGACCGCGCGCTCGTCGAGCAGCCGAGCTACCCGCACGCGATCCAGGCGCTGCGCGACGCCGGCGCGCGGCTCGTCGGGGCGGGCGTCGGCGCCGGCGGCTGGGACGAGGACGTGCTCGAGCAGACGATCCGCCGCACCCGGCCCGCGCTCGCCTACCTCATGCCCGACTTCCACAACCCGACGGGCCGGACGATGCCCGAGGACCAGCGGGCGCGGATCGTGGCGCTCGCCGAGGCGCACGGCGTCACCGTGATCGCCGACGAGACGACGGCCGAGCTCGCCATCGACAGGGCGACCGCGCATCCGCCGCTCGCCGTGCACGGGTCGCCCGGCGCGGTCGTGCTCGTCGGGTCGGTCGGCAAGACGGTGTGGGGCGGGCTCCGCGTCGGGTGGATCCGCGCCGGCCGTCCGCTCCTCCGAGACCTGGCTCGGGCGCGCTCGGCCCGCGACCTCGGCACGCCCGTGCTCGAGCAGCTGGTCGTGGCCGAGGTGCTGGGCGGGATGGACGGGATCCTCGCCGAGCGCGGCGCGCGCCTGCGCGAGACGCGCGACCACGTCGAGGCGGAGCTCGCGCGGCGGTTCCCCGGGTGGGAGGTCCCGCACGTCGACGGCGGGCTCGCGGTGTGGGTCGGGATCGGCGCCCCCGTGAGCACCGAGCTCGCGCTGGCCGCCCGGTCGCGCGGGCTGGCGATCACGGGCGGGAGCCGGTTCGGGCACGACGGCGCGTTCGAGCGGTT
- the purM gene encoding phosphoribosylformylglycinamidine cyclo-ligase produces MTTKSSYAEAGVDTEAGDLAVQLMKEAVSRTHGPEVIGGFGGFAGLFDASALTRFRHPLLATSTDGVGTKVAIAQAIDKHDTIGQDLVGMVVDDIVVVGARPLFMTDYIACGKVVPARIADIVAGIARACSDTGTALVGGETAEHPGLLGPDDYDVAGAAVGAVEADSVLGSERVRDGDVVLALASSGLHSNGFSLVRHILATAGIGFGDTSAELGGVVGEVLLEPTRLYTTPLLDVLAQPELGPAVHSISHVTGGGIAANLARVLPRGSFSELERSTWSPPAVFRALAGIAGSTLESAEGTWNLGIGMIAVVDAAAADGIARALTAAGIPTWEAGRVTIGDAPAGAGFEQGAKGVDGGAVRLTGRYRD; encoded by the coding sequence GTGACCACAAAGAGCTCGTATGCAGAGGCCGGCGTCGACACGGAGGCCGGCGATCTGGCGGTCCAGCTGATGAAGGAGGCCGTGTCCCGCACGCACGGCCCCGAGGTCATCGGCGGGTTCGGCGGATTCGCGGGCCTGTTCGACGCGAGCGCCCTCACCCGCTTCCGCCACCCGCTCCTCGCCACCTCCACGGACGGCGTCGGCACCAAGGTCGCCATCGCGCAGGCCATCGACAAGCACGACACCATCGGCCAGGACCTCGTGGGCATGGTCGTCGACGACATCGTCGTGGTCGGCGCGCGCCCCCTCTTCATGACCGACTACATCGCCTGCGGCAAGGTCGTGCCCGCGCGCATCGCCGACATCGTCGCCGGCATCGCCCGCGCCTGCTCCGACACCGGCACCGCCCTCGTCGGCGGCGAGACGGCCGAGCACCCGGGGCTCCTCGGCCCGGACGACTACGACGTGGCGGGCGCCGCGGTCGGTGCGGTCGAGGCCGACTCGGTGCTCGGATCCGAGCGGGTGCGCGACGGCGACGTGGTGCTGGCGCTCGCGTCGAGCGGCCTGCACAGCAACGGCTTCTCGCTCGTGCGCCACATCCTCGCCACCGCCGGCATCGGGTTCGGCGACACGTCGGCCGAGCTCGGCGGCGTGGTCGGCGAGGTCCTCCTCGAGCCGACGCGCCTCTACACGACGCCGCTGCTCGACGTGCTCGCGCAGCCGGAGCTCGGCCCGGCCGTCCACTCGATCAGCCACGTCACGGGCGGCGGCATCGCGGCGAACCTCGCGCGCGTCCTGCCCCGCGGGTCGTTCAGCGAGCTCGAGCGCTCCACGTGGTCGCCGCCCGCGGTCTTCCGCGCGCTCGCCGGCATCGCCGGCTCGACGCTCGAGAGCGCGGAGGGTACCTGGAACCTCGGCATCGGCATGATCGCGGTCGTGGATGCGGCCGCGGCCGACGGGATCGCGCGCGCGCTCACCGCCGCGGGCATCCCGACGTGGGAGGCCGGTCGCGTCACGATCGGCGACGCTCCCGCGGGCGCCGGATTCGAGCAGGGCGCCAAGGGCGTCGACGGCGGGGCCGTGCGCCTCACCGGCCGCTACCGCGACTGA
- a CDS encoding FAD-dependent oxidoreductase: protein MTSQPAETQVVVIGAGQAGLSVAYHLQRLGLRMGADAVVLDRGPTTGGAWQHRWAALRLGSAHRVADLPGMSELGISFATADRRLPARDVVRDHYARYEQHFDLRVERPVEVRAVLDADVPPPVASRRRAAHPSDSARPLLVRATDGDRVARFVVNATGTWGAPFIPSYPGLAAFRGRQLHTSGYRAAADLRGLRVLVVGGGTSAIGFLLELEGVAARTMWSTRRPVDFLEAGELDVEAAVRAVDLQDRAARAGEALPSIVSGTGVPRTRRIVAGIRRGLLDSRGPIARFEEDAVVWADGERDQVDAVIWATGFRPEIRHLAPLGLREKEGGVRVESGVSARDPRVFLAGYGPQASTIGANRAGRRVARQVVAALG, encoded by the coding sequence ATGACCTCCCAGCCGGCAGAGACCCAGGTCGTGGTCATCGGTGCCGGACAGGCCGGGCTCTCCGTCGCGTACCACCTGCAGCGGCTCGGCCTCCGCATGGGCGCAGACGCCGTCGTCCTCGATCGCGGGCCCACGACCGGCGGCGCCTGGCAGCACCGGTGGGCGGCCCTCCGCCTGGGATCCGCGCACCGCGTGGCCGACCTCCCCGGCATGTCCGAGCTCGGCATCTCGTTCGCCACGGCCGATCGGCGCCTGCCCGCGCGCGACGTCGTGCGCGACCACTACGCCCGCTACGAGCAGCACTTCGACCTGCGGGTCGAACGCCCGGTGGAGGTGCGGGCGGTGCTCGACGCGGACGTGCCGCCGCCCGTCGCGTCGCGCCGCCGCGCCGCCCATCCCTCCGACTCCGCCCGCCCGCTCCTCGTGCGCGCCACGGACGGCGACCGCGTCGCGCGGTTCGTCGTCAACGCCACGGGCACGTGGGGCGCGCCGTTCATCCCCTCCTATCCGGGGCTCGCGGCGTTCCGCGGGCGGCAGCTGCACACGTCCGGCTACCGGGCGGCCGCCGACCTGCGGGGGCTCCGCGTGCTCGTCGTGGGCGGCGGCACATCCGCCATCGGCTTCCTCCTCGAGCTGGAGGGGGTGGCCGCGCGCACCATGTGGTCGACCCGGCGTCCCGTCGACTTCCTCGAGGCGGGCGAGCTCGACGTCGAGGCCGCGGTGCGCGCGGTGGACCTCCAGGACCGGGCCGCGCGGGCCGGGGAGGCTCTTCCGAGCATCGTCAGCGGCACGGGGGTGCCGCGCACGCGGCGCATCGTCGCGGGGATCCGTCGCGGTCTGCTCGACAGCCGGGGGCCCATCGCGCGCTTCGAGGAGGACGCAGTCGTCTGGGCGGACGGCGAGCGCGACCAGGTGGACGCCGTGATCTGGGCGACGGGCTTCCGGCCCGAGATCCGGCACCTGGCGCCGCTCGGCCTCCGGGAGAAGGAGGGCGGCGTGCGCGTCGAGTCCGGGGTCTCCGCACGGGATCCGCGGGTGTTCCTCGCGGGCTACGGACCGCAGGCGTCGACCATCGGCGCGAACCGCGCGGGTCGACGCGTGGCCAGGCAGGTAGTCGCGGCCCTCGGCTGA
- a CDS encoding YczE/YyaS/YitT family protein codes for MLRRSVQFAIGIFLYGFAIGMMLQAAIGVSPWDVLGQGLAIQTGLPFGVVTNIIGALVLLLWIPIRQRPGWGTVLNVLFVGYSAQVGLAVIPAVDSLWIRVPLFAAGLVLLGVATGLYIGAHFGPGPRDGLMTGIHRRTGWPVWRVRVGIELVVLAIGWALGGNVGLGTLAFALLIGPVVQRTLPLFDLPVPARAPRRRTRGAAPDDPAGTLPTGPVATVG; via the coding sequence ATGCTCCGTCGCTCAGTCCAGTTCGCCATCGGCATCTTCCTCTACGGCTTCGCCATCGGGATGATGCTCCAGGCAGCCATCGGCGTCTCCCCGTGGGACGTCCTCGGCCAGGGCCTCGCCATCCAGACCGGCCTGCCGTTCGGCGTCGTCACCAACATCATCGGCGCGCTCGTGCTGCTGCTCTGGATCCCCATCCGCCAGCGTCCCGGCTGGGGCACCGTGCTCAACGTGCTCTTCGTCGGCTACAGCGCGCAGGTCGGGCTGGCCGTCATCCCCGCGGTCGACAGCCTCTGGATCCGCGTCCCCCTCTTCGCCGCCGGCCTGGTGCTCCTGGGCGTCGCGACGGGCCTCTACATCGGCGCGCACTTCGGCCCGGGCCCGCGCGACGGCCTCATGACCGGGATCCACCGCCGCACGGGCTGGCCGGTGTGGCGCGTCCGCGTCGGCATCGAGCTGGTCGTGCTCGCGATCGGCTGGGCGCTCGGCGGGAACGTGGGGCTCGGGACGCTCGCGTTCGCGCTGCTGATCGGCCCCGTCGTCCAGCGCACGCTCCCCCTCTTCGACCTCCCCGTCCCCGCCCGCGCACCGCGCCGCCGCACGCGCGGCGCTGCCCCGGACGACCCCGCCGGCACCCTCCCCACAGGCCCGGTCGCGACGGTCGGGTAG
- a CDS encoding sterol carrier family protein, with product MAKARIHPTVGQPAVRAALAKGADADRETRATAVRFLLQSLADLAPGGTVEVRVPPFGAVQCIEGPGHTRGTPPNVIETDPATWIALATGGTTWDAGVEAGAVRASGLRADLRGLLPVPWELPADR from the coding sequence ATGGCCAAGGCGCGCATCCACCCCACCGTCGGACAGCCCGCCGTGCGGGCCGCGCTCGCCAAGGGCGCCGACGCCGACCGGGAGACGCGGGCCACCGCGGTCCGCTTCCTGCTGCAGTCGCTCGCGGATCTCGCACCCGGCGGCACCGTCGAGGTGCGCGTCCCGCCGTTCGGCGCCGTCCAGTGCATCGAGGGCCCGGGCCACACGCGCGGCACGCCCCCGAACGTCATCGAGACCGACCCCGCCACGTGGATCGCGCTCGCGACGGGCGGCACGACCTGGGACGCGGGCGTCGAGGCGGGTGCCGTGCGCGCGTCCGGGCTCCGCGCCGACCTCCGCGGCCTCCTCCCCGTGCCGTGGGAGCTCCCGGCCGACCGCTGA
- a CDS encoding APC family permease — protein sequence MTPDPQAPESSPAKRLLIGEKLASDKLEGQLLPKHLALPIFASDPLSSVAYAPQELLLILTLGGLAFLSFAPWVAACVVILLVVVVLSYRQLIKAYPSGGGDYEVAHKNLGEKAGLVVASALLVDYILTVAVSVASGVDNIISAIPEIAPFRVEIAVFFVAVLAAVNLRGVRESSKAFAVPTYLFIASVGLMIVVGLVRTALGDPPVAESAAYTVETPSLSQVAFILLLLRAFSSGCSALTGVEAISNGVPAFRTPKVKNAQATLVIMGGTAIVLFVGLTTLALIAQVHYGEKPCDLIGWAGCATEPQKSLMAQVAGATFGNGSVMFYLLQATTAAVLLLAANTAFNGFPLLGSVLAKDAYAPKSLLTRGDRLVYSNGMLLLALGATLILVVYQANLTQLIQLYIIGVFVSFTLGQTGMVVHWTRMLREGCANRGEVIRGLAINAFGALLTALVLIVVTITKFTHGAWLVFAIMPVLFLLMLGVNRYYRDVEKEIEVDPVTVFGSTGDHAVVLVGRMQKPVLKALDYAIAANHDSIEAVHVSVDDEATKLLERQWVEMEIEMPLRIVASPYRDISFPLIKYLKSRRAEHGSEIITVYTPVYIVGHWWETLLHNHKARRIRQKLLLVHGVTLALVPWLLDSSELIYGRRSRPVPGQDRRGEPVRPAVRRSGPPPTTPVKHTSGRRTP from the coding sequence GTGACTCCGGACCCCCAGGCTCCCGAGAGCAGTCCCGCCAAGCGGCTGCTCATCGGCGAGAAGCTCGCCAGCGACAAGCTCGAGGGCCAGCTGCTCCCCAAGCACCTCGCGCTCCCCATCTTCGCGAGCGACCCGCTCAGCTCGGTCGCCTACGCGCCGCAGGAGCTGCTCCTCATCCTCACGCTCGGCGGCCTCGCCTTCCTGAGCTTCGCGCCGTGGGTCGCGGCCTGCGTCGTGATCCTGCTGGTCGTCGTGGTGCTCAGCTACCGCCAGCTCATCAAGGCGTACCCGTCCGGCGGCGGCGACTACGAGGTCGCCCACAAGAACCTCGGCGAGAAGGCCGGCCTCGTCGTCGCGTCCGCGCTCCTCGTCGACTACATCCTCACGGTGGCGGTGTCGGTGGCCTCGGGCGTCGACAACATCATCAGCGCGATCCCGGAGATCGCCCCGTTCCGCGTGGAGATCGCGGTCTTCTTCGTGGCGGTCCTCGCGGCCGTGAACCTCCGCGGCGTGCGCGAGTCGAGCAAGGCCTTCGCGGTGCCCACCTACCTCTTCATCGCGAGCGTCGGCCTCATGATCGTCGTCGGCCTCGTCCGCACGGCCCTCGGCGACCCGCCCGTCGCGGAGTCCGCCGCGTACACGGTCGAGACGCCGAGCCTGTCGCAGGTCGCCTTCATCCTCCTGCTGCTGCGGGCGTTCTCGAGCGGCTGCTCCGCGCTCACGGGCGTCGAGGCCATCTCCAACGGCGTGCCCGCGTTCCGCACGCCCAAGGTCAAGAACGCGCAGGCCACCCTCGTCATCATGGGCGGCACCGCCATCGTGCTGTTCGTCGGCCTCACGACCCTCGCGCTCATCGCGCAGGTGCACTACGGCGAGAAGCCGTGCGACCTCATCGGCTGGGCCGGCTGCGCCACCGAGCCGCAGAAGAGCCTCATGGCGCAGGTCGCGGGGGCCACCTTCGGGAACGGCAGCGTGATGTTCTACCTGCTGCAGGCGACCACCGCCGCGGTCCTCCTCCTCGCGGCCAACACCGCGTTCAACGGGTTCCCGCTGCTCGGCTCCGTGCTCGCGAAGGACGCATACGCGCCCAAGTCGCTGCTCACGCGGGGCGACCGCCTCGTCTACAGCAACGGCATGCTGCTCCTGGCGCTCGGCGCGACGCTCATCCTCGTCGTCTACCAGGCCAACCTCACGCAGCTCATCCAGCTCTACATCATCGGCGTCTTCGTGTCGTTCACCCTCGGGCAGACCGGCATGGTCGTGCACTGGACCCGCATGCTCCGCGAGGGCTGCGCGAACCGCGGCGAGGTGATCCGCGGGCTCGCCATCAACGCGTTCGGCGCGCTGCTCACCGCGCTCGTCCTCATCGTCGTCACCATCACCAAGTTCACGCACGGCGCCTGGTTGGTCTTCGCGATCATGCCGGTGCTGTTCCTCCTCATGCTCGGGGTGAACCGCTACTACCGCGACGTGGAGAAGGAGATCGAGGTCGACCCCGTCACCGTCTTCGGCTCCACGGGCGACCACGCGGTCGTGCTCGTCGGCCGGATGCAGAAGCCCGTCCTCAAGGCCCTCGACTACGCCATCGCGGCGAACCACGACAGCATCGAGGCGGTGCACGTCTCCGTGGACGACGAGGCGACGAAGCTCCTCGAGCGGCAGTGGGTCGAGATGGAGATCGAGATGCCGCTGCGCATCGTCGCCTCGCCGTACCGCGACATCAGCTTCCCGCTCATCAAGTACCTGAAGTCCCGTCGCGCGGAGCACGGCAGCGAGATCATCACGGTCTACACGCCCGTCTACATCGTCGGCCACTGGTGGGAGACGCTGCTGCACAACCACAAGGCCAGGCGGATCCGCCAGAAGCTGCTCCTCGTGCACGGCGTCACGCTCGCGCTCGTGCCGTGGCTGCTCGACTCGTCGGAGCTCATCTACGGCCGGCGGTCCCGGCCGGTGCCCGGGCAGGATCGCCGCGGCGAGCCGGTGCGCCCCGCCGTCCGCCGGTCCGGCCCGCCGCCGACCACCCCCGTCAAGCACACCAGCGGACGCCGGACGCCGTAG